ACAGGTTTTGCAATGACTTTTTACTATAAGCCAACAGTTACACAAGCTTATAGTTCAGTAAGTTATTTAATGACCGATGTAAGTTTTGGATGGTTAATAAGATCTGTTCATAGATGGAGTGCATCTATGATGGTTTTGATGTTAATCCTTCACGTTTTTAGGGTTTATCTGACTGGTGGTTTCAAAAGGCCTAGAGAACTAACTTGGGTTACAGGTGTTGTAATGGCAGTGATAACAGTCGCTTTTGGTGTGACAGGATATTCTTTACCTTGGGATCAAGTGGGTTATTGGGCAGTCAAAATTGTTTCAGGTGTACCTGCAGCAATTCCAGTAATTGGTGATTTTATGGTTGAACTACTGAGGGGTGGAGAAAGTGTGGGACAATCAACTCTTACAAGATTCTACAGTCTTCATACTTTCGTGTTGCCGTGGTCATTAGCTGTTTTCATGCTGATGCATTTTTTAATGATTCGTAAACAGGGTATTTCAGGTCCTTTATAAACACATACAATTAAATTACAACAAGAGTTCCACATGTCTACGTTAAAAAAACCAGATCTATCTGATCCAAAATTAAGAGCAAAATTAGCAAAAGGTATGGGCCATAATTATTATGGGGAGCCCGCTTGGCCAAATGATTTATTATATATATTCCCAGTAGTTATTTTAGGTACTATTGCTTGTGTAGTTGGACTAGCAGTTCTTGATCCTGCAATGTTAGGAGATAAAGCAAATCCATTCGCTACTCCCCTAGAAATACTTCCTGAATGGTACCTCTATCCAGTTTTTCAAATACTTAGGGTAGTTCCTAATAAACTTTTGGGGATTGCACTTCAAACATTAATTCCACTTGGATTAATCATTTTACCCTTCATCGAAAACGTTAATAAATTCTCTAATCCCTTTAGAAGACCAATAGCAATGTCTGCGTTCTTGTTTGGAACATTCCTAACAATATATCTTGGTATTGGTGCATGCTTACCAATAGATAAATCACTAACTTTAGGCTTATTTTAGGATTAAATCTTAAACATATCTAGATCGTTATTTTCATTTCTTAGAAAATGATTCATTAATAAAAAACCAACAATTGTCCAGGTTTGGTAAGTTCTTGATTGTTGGCCAACCCAAGTACCTGTAGGTCCATCAAAGTATTCTGCCCATTCTTGCTTAGGCAATTGATTAAGTTGACACCAATATGATTCCTCTATTAAAGATTTCATTTCCTCCATGAGAATCACATCATCAGAAGTATAATTTTTTTGATGTAAAAGAACAGCTGCGCCAAAAAACCAAAGTAAACTTGGCCAATGGCCACCATTGTGGTAACTCCAAGGCCAATTTTTTGGATCTGATCCAGTTTTATTTTGCCATTCTTCGACATCCATATGAGGATGACAAATTCTCATAGGCATTTGAGCCATCAAATGCTCTCTGTTATGCAAAACTAATCTAAATAAAGCTCTTTGTTCTGCCGGTGGTAGTACTCCGAACATACATGCTAAAGAATTACCTAAACTGTAAAATCTAAAGTCAGGTCTTCCTGTTCTAATATTTCCTATTAAATAACCACCTCTATTCTCTAACCAGTCTTGAAGCCATGAGGGAACTACTTGAGGTTGAACGTTAAATTCATTGAAGTGTTGATCATCTCCATACTGCTCAGTGGGCCTTCTTCTTAAAATTTGCATTGTTTGACTGGTAACCCAATAGTGTTTTAAGAGGAAACTTCCTAAATCCTTAACCCATTGATTCGTGAGTATAAGTCTTTGATCTAAAAGTCTGCTTACATGATCTGCTCGACTTAATTCCATTAGGTTTATACAACTTTTTAAACATCCATGAAGTAAAACTTCAACTTCTAGAGGTGCTCCCCATACATCCATAGGCCTATCAATCATAAACGCGCAATCTGGAACAAAAAGCACGGGAGTTCCCTCAAATGTTGGATGCAGAACTAGATCTAGTAAAAGTTGAATACCCCTTTGAACGCTTTGACTTTTTCCAAAGGCATAATCACCACTTTTGTTAACATAATACCAACATAAAATGGGCCACCATAAACTTGCATCAGCGGAAGTAATCCTCCCTATTGATCTCTGACCATAGTCTCCGATTAGCTTTCCATTCTCTTCTACGAAACTAGTAGGAAATACGCCACGTGTTTGATAATTAGTGCTTTGTAACTCAAGGCATACGCTTAGGAACTTTTTGACAATTTCGTATCGTTTTTGGGTAATGAGGTAAATCATTACAGGAACGTTGTCTCTTAAAAATATTTCTCCATAATTTAACTTTTTGTTTTTTGTTGGGTGTTCTAGTGCAGCAACACTCCCTATTAGCTCTCCTGATATTTCAACTAAAGTCTTTTCAAAGTGCTTTTTTGCATTTGTTACAATTTTCTCTTCATCGGAACTTGGTCTTACTCTTAAATTTTTTTGACTAAATCTTTCTGCCATTTTATTTAAAATCCCTTTATTTAAAGCCTAATTTATGAAGTCAATATTGAACAAAAATAAAATTAATAAAAAAATTATGTATTAATGGTTGCATAATTACGGTCAAATGGTTTAGTATTTTCTTCTGGGCAAAAAATTAAATTTTTGCATTACTCTAATTCTATCTAAAGTTTTATTTTTAGGTACAAAAAGAGTTTTTGAGATTGAAAGTTTATCTTTAGATTTCACCCAGTTGAAGGGGTTTACCCTTCTAAATTGGTCAGCTTTTACAATGTTGACCTTGCACCTAGAAAATTGAAATACTTAGGAACTGATGCTTTTATTGCGTCGAGATTAACTGAAATTTTTTTTTAGTTATTTCAAGATGTTCATGCAATAAAGGTGTGAGGTCCCGTCAAGAATATATAAAATGTTATCAATTGCTAACTTTTAGCTTTGATGCAAACGGATCTGAGATCTTGGAAAGTCACTTTAGAAATATTTTAATGTGCACTCAATGTAATCCTTAAAATTTAAGGAGGCTGAATCTAATTTAAAACAAACTCATTTTTATTTGGATAAAGCAATTCAATTTGAGTAGATTTATCTACAAAAGGATTTGAACACAACGGAGAGTTTGATCCTGGCTCAGGATGAACGCTGGCGGCGTGCTTAACACATGCAAGTCGAACGAACCTTCGGGTTAGTGGCGGACGGGTGAGTAACGCGTGAGAATCTGCCCTCAGGAGGGGGATAACGGTTGGAAACGACCGCTAATACCCCATATGCCTACTGGTGAAACGAATTTCGCCTGAGGATGAGCTCGCGTCTGATTAGCTAGTTGGTGAGGTAATGGCTCACCAAGGCTTCGATCAGTAGCTGGTCTGAGAGGATGATCAGCCACACTGGGACTGAGACACGGCCCAGACTCCTACGGGAGGCAGCAGTGGGGAATTTTCCGCAATGGGCGCAAGCCTGACGGAGCAACGCCGCGTGAGGGACGAAGGCCTCTGGGCTGTAAACCTCTTTTCTCAAGGAAGAAGATATGACGGTACTTGAGGAATAAGCCACGGCTAATTCCGTGCCAGCAGCCGCGGTAATACGGGAGTGGCAAGCGTTATCCGGAATTATTGGGCGTAAAGCGTCCGCAGGCGGCTTTTCAAGTCTGCTGTTAAAGAGTGGAGCTTAACTCCATCATGGCAGTGGAAACTGAAAGGCTTGAGTATGGTAGGGGCAGAGGGAATTCCCGGTGTAGCGGTGAAATGCGTAGATATCGGGAAGAACACCAGTGGCGAAGGCGCTCTGCTGGGCCATTACTGACGCTCATGGACGAAAGCCAGGGGAGCGAAAGGGATTAGATACCCCTGTAGTCCTGGCCGTAAACGATGAACACTAGGTGTCGGGGGAATCGACCCCTTCGGTGTCGTAGCTAACGCGTTAAGTGTTCCGCCTGGGGAGTACGCACGCAAGTGTGAAACTCAAAGGAATTGACGGGGGCCCGCACAAGCGGTGGAGTATGTGGTTTAATTCGATGCAACGCGAAGAACCTTACCAGGGTTTGACATCCTGCGAACCTCTTAGAAATTTGAGGGTGCCTTCGGGAATGCAGTGACAGGTGGTGCATGGCTGTCGTCAGCTCGTGTCGTGAGATGTTGGGTTAAGTCCCGCAACGAGCGCAACCCACGTTTTTAGTTGCCAGCATTTAGTTGGGCACTCTAGAAAGACCGCCGGTGATAAACCGGAGGAAGGTGTGGATGACGTCAAGTCATCATGCCCCTTACACCCTGGGCTACACACGTACTACAATGCTACGGACAAAGGGCAGCAAACTCGCGAGAGCTAGCAAATCCCATAAACCGTGGCTCAGTTCAGATCGTAGGCTGCAACTCGCCTACGTGAAGTAGGAATCGCTAGTAATCGCAGGTCAGCATACTGCGGTGAATACGTTCCCGGGCCTTGTACACACCGCCCGTCACACCATGGAAGTTGGCCATGCCCGAAGTCGTTACTCCAACCCTTGTGGAGGAGGACGCCGAAGGTGGGGCTAATGACTGGGGTGAAGTCGTAACAAGGTAGCCGTACCGGAAGGTGCGGCTGGATCACCTCCTAACAGGGAGACAACAAAATGTTTAATATTATTATTTTGTCACCTTAGGTCGATCGGTATCTCACATCCTTAATTTATTAAGGATTTCATTTCCTAAGTTTTTCTAGGTCACACCCATAATTTTTCCTGGGCCATTAGCTCAGGTGGTTAGAGCGCACCCCTGATAAGGGTGAGGTCCCTGGTTCAAGTCCAGGATGGCCCATATCTCTACGTTGGGGGTATAGCTCAGTTGGTAGAGCGCCTGCTTTGCAAGCAGGATGTCAGCGGTTCGAGTCCGCTTACCTCCACTGATTACCACC
This window of the Prochlorococcus sp. MIT 1314 genome carries:
- the petB gene encoding cytochrome b6, yielding MANSSSVYDWFQERLEIQDITDDVTSKYVPPHVNIFYCLGGITLVCFLIQFATGFAMTFYYKPTVTQAYSSVSYLMTDVSFGWLIRSVHRWSASMMVLMLILHVFRVYLTGGFKRPRELTWVTGVVMAVITVAFGVTGYSLPWDQVGYWAVKIVSGVPAAIPVIGDFMVELLRGGESVGQSTLTRFYSLHTFVLPWSLAVFMLMHFLMIRKQGISGPL
- the petD gene encoding cytochrome b6-f complex subunit IV, which translates into the protein MSTLKKPDLSDPKLRAKLAKGMGHNYYGEPAWPNDLLYIFPVVILGTIACVVGLAVLDPAMLGDKANPFATPLEILPEWYLYPVFQILRVVPNKLLGIALQTLIPLGLIILPFIENVNKFSNPFRRPIAMSAFLFGTFLTIYLGIGACLPIDKSLTLGLF
- a CDS encoding glycoside hydrolase 100 family protein, which produces MAERFSQKNLRVRPSSDEEKIVTNAKKHFEKTLVEISGELIGSVAALEHPTKNKKLNYGEIFLRDNVPVMIYLITQKRYEIVKKFLSVCLELQSTNYQTRGVFPTSFVEENGKLIGDYGQRSIGRITSADASLWWPILCWYYVNKSGDYAFGKSQSVQRGIQLLLDLVLHPTFEGTPVLFVPDCAFMIDRPMDVWGAPLEVEVLLHGCLKSCINLMELSRADHVSRLLDQRLILTNQWVKDLGSFLLKHYWVTSQTMQILRRRPTEQYGDDQHFNEFNVQPQVVPSWLQDWLENRGGYLIGNIRTGRPDFRFYSLGNSLACMFGVLPPAEQRALFRLVLHNREHLMAQMPMRICHPHMDVEEWQNKTGSDPKNWPWSYHNGGHWPSLLWFFGAAVLLHQKNYTSDDVILMEEMKSLIEESYWCQLNQLPKQEWAEYFDGPTGTWVGQQSRTYQTWTIVGFLLMNHFLRNENNDLDMFKI